The genomic window AATACGGCAGTTCCTTCAGCGATATACCCGACGACCGGACAGGGATGAGAGTGCCTGCCGGTGCGCTGGCCGGGCGCAAAGACAATCTCACGAACTTCTACCTGCGTAACCGTTCGGCTTCCAAGTGCCGCGCTCAATAAAGGCTTTCGGAAAATCGTATTTTCGCTCATCTCGTTTTGATGGTGATGGCAGAGCGTGGACTCAGAAAGTCATACGTTCTAGCTCTTCTTCTTGGGAACCTTTGCACCGGCTTTGCGCGCTTCGGAGAGGCCAATTGCAATAGCCTGCTTGCGGCTGGTGACCTTCTTGCCGCTGCGGCCGCTCTTGAGCTTGCCCTGCTTCATCGCCTTCATCTCGCGCTCGACGCTCTTGCCAGCGGCCGTTCCGTACTTGCGGCCTGAGCTGCTCTTCTTCGCAGGTGTCTTCCTGCTGACACTCTTTTTCGTCGCAGTCTTTTTTGTTGCGGTTTTCTTGCTTGTAGTTTTTTTGCTGGCTGATTTCTTGATTGCCGATTTTTTAGTTGCGGACTTCTTTGTTGCTTTTTTGTTTGCCATAAAATTCTCCCTGCATCTAGGAGTATGGAATCGCAGCGATAAGTTGCATCGTTGCAGACAGTGCTATCGCGAGCGTCGGCGCTTTACCACTACGATTCCCAGCAGCAATGCCGCTGCGGATATGCCCAGCAATCTTCCCAGCATCTTTCTCGTCCACGATTGCGTACGTTCGAGCGAGCCATCATGCCATGCGGTTTGCACGGCTACGAGATCGGCAGTGAGGCCGGGGATGGTGATTGCATTTAAATCTGCCGTCGGTAAAGAACCGAAGATTCGCTCCGGCTCCGGCGGCTTTCCGTTGCGGTCTTTCGGGATGGCTTCGAGGAGTGCGTTGACTTCGGCGTCGCGTGGATCGTCGAAGAACGCGCCATCCGCGGTGTTTGGGAAGAGCGTCGCGTTGCCGGTCATCTTCTTTTCGATGGCGGCGACGCTGTCCTGGCAGACGCCGAGAGCGTAGTAGCCGCCGAAGGGCAGGGTTGGGCGTGCCTGGTGTTGATGCATGTAGGCGATCGACATCCTGCCTGTGAGGCGGGTTACTTCGAGCGCGTCGGCGTTGCGGTACTCGTGCGCGTGGCGGACGAGTACCCAGGGCTGGTCGAGCGTGTCCATGGTGCGGAACTCGGCCTTGCCATCGACGCCGAAGTACCAGCTTACGTCGGCGTTAATCTTTGGCCCGCGAATCTGCCACTCGTACTCGGCGTGGCTTACGGGAATGAGCAGCGTTCGTTTGGTGCCGGGAATTTTGATCTGCGAACTCACCCAGAAGGGCATCATTACGTCCTGCCCCTTGTAGTGGAAGTGGCCGAAGTTCGCGAAGTAACGCGCGTCCCACACGGTGACGGTGTGACCGGAATCGATCAGCGTCTGTATGAGTGCCTCGGGAGTTGCGGAATTTTTCCCGGCTAGCTTTGCGGTGGCTTGCGGTGCGTCGTCGAGTCCGTTGAGGCTCAGGCGGTTGAGCACGTCGGCTATGCGCTGGCTCTCAGCATGGAGCGGAGCGAGCTGCGGGTTGGCATCGTCTCCGCGCAGGACGCCTGCTCCGAGGTCGCTGACGAGGCCTGCGCGGGTGAAGCCGGGCAACTGCGATGGCTTGTCGAGATCGACGGTCTCGGCGTGTTCGAGCGTGTAGGGGCCGAGGTCGATGAACTGCTTTGCCTGCGCAGTGGACAGGCTGCTCTTCGGGCTGCCGGGATGCCGCGCGGCGAGGTCTTGGAGTGCTTCATTCTTTCCGGCGATGCGTCCGGCGACGCGCACGGTGGGATTGATCTCCTGCATGGTCCAGCCGGGGAAGCGGTCGAGCCCTTGCCAGTCTTTGCCCAGAATTAACTCGCGCAGGCGATGCATCAGGACTGGTGTCATCAAGGCAGGGCCTTGCTTTCCACTCTTGTCCAGCTCTGCGAGGACGGCTTCGGTGAAGCCGGGAGTGGCTGAAAGCTCGCGCATCATTTGCGACAACATCACGGTATTGGCAGGCATCGGCTCCTCCGGCACGACGTAGGGCGCGTCGCTTTTGCAGCCGATCAATGCGGCCAGAACGATCGCACAGCAGATGCGGCCAAGCTTTCCATTGACTGGAGTATGCATTCGCCTATTAGACCTCAGAAAATTTCCATCCCCCACTAATTCTCTGAAGGTTTCTCGATGTGATCGATCACGAGCATTTGTACCGAACCCTTGGTGGGTTTCAGTTTCAGCCCCAACTGCTCCTGAATCGCTATATCGAGCGGTTGGATGGGGTCCATATCGTCGGCTTTCCTGTCGCTTAGCCGCGTGCCGTGGTATCGCAGCGTGAAGTCATATTTACCTGTGAGTCCAGTCTTATCGACGACGGGATGGCCAAACTGTGCGGCCAGTTGCTGAACTATATCGTTCATCGAACATCCGTGAGCGACATAATCGAAACCGACCCGGCTATCGCCTCGCTGGTAGAGAGGGGGTATGGGATAGTCGCCCCATGCTTTCCTCTCCTCGGCACTGGGCGGTTCGCCCTTCGCCTCCTGCATCTTCGATCCATTCTTCGACAGCACCAGATCGTAGGCTGGGCCTTCTCGCGTCTCCCAGTGGGCCTTCAGCTTGAAGCGGTCGGCGAGGAGCGCTTGCATCATGTGCTGCTGTTCCAGCCTCTCCTGAGCTTTGCTCAACTTCGCCAAACGTTCATCGGCAGCGCTGTCTGACTTTGCCTGGATATTGAACATCGCGCTCCAGTTTGGCATGCCCGATATTTGGTCCCACCGGACACCGTATGCCATGGAAAGGAGGTTCATGGCATCGAAGTCTGTCACACGCAAAGAGCTGGAGTGAGGCGCGAAGGAACCGCTCACCATATAAGAATCCGCGGCTGGGCTTTGCCGGATCGAAGCAACATCAAACGTCAGCGTCGGTACATACGCTTTGCTTGTAGTCGCAGCCACATCTGGAACCGCGCCTGCCTGCGCGAATGTGACTGGCGCGGCGACAACCATCCATACAAACGTGAACAGTAACAGCTTGCGGACCGAACTCGATTTGCATCTCAACAGGTTTGCCATAGCCACTTTTCTCACACCTGTTTAGCCAATTGATGGGCAGGTGTCAAGCGGGGCAGAGAGGCAAAGGCGAAATACAGGGGTCTCTCCACTGCGCTTCGCTCCGGTCGAGATGACGTGCAGATGAAGCGAACCAACGATTTTTAGCTATCGAGTTTTTTTACTACCAGTTCGTTCAGCAGCGCGGGGTTGGCCTGTCCCTTGGAGAGGCGCATGACCTGGCCTACGAAGAAGGCAGAGACCGTCTTCTTGCCGCCGCGATATTGTTCGACCTGTTTTGGATTTGCGGCGATGACTTCGTCGATCATCTTCTCGATGGCCAAGGCGTCGGAGATCTGCTGCGGCTTCTCGCGGTCGTAGACTGCGGGGAAGTCCTCGTTCTTTTCGAAACAGGTGTCGAGAAGCTGCTTGAGCATCTTGCTCGAAAGCTCGCCTGACTCAGCGAGGTCGGCGGCCATAACGATTCCTGCCATCGATACGGGAGACTGGTCCAGTTCGAGATTTGCGAGGCGTAGGCGCATGGTCAACTCGCTGGTCAGCAGAGCGGCTACGCGCGTGGGGCTCTTCGCTTTCTTTGCTGCGGACTCGAAGCTGTCGGCGAAGGAGCGGGTTGCCGTCAGGGTTGCGGCGTCCTGCTCGCTAATCTCGTACTCGGCGATCATGCGCGCGCGACGGGCCTCGGGCAGCTCGGGAAGCGACTTCAGGATTTCGGCCTGCCACTCTGCGCCTACGACCAGCGGCGGAAGGTCTGGCTCTGGGAAGTAGCGGTAGTCGTGCGCCTGTTCCTTCGAACGCATCGAGAACGTCCGGCCTTCGGCGTTGTTCCAGAGGCGCGACTCCTGCACGACGCGGCCGCCTTCTTCGATGACGCCGATCTGGCGCTCGATCTCGTACTCGACCGCCGCGCGGATATAGCGAAAGCTGTTGACGTTTTTGACCTCGGCCTTGGTGCCATACTCCTTCGCGCCTTTGAGCATGACGCTTACGTTGGCGTCGCAGCGGAGAGAGCCTTCTTCCATGTTGCAGTCGCTAACGCCCGTGTAGAGGAGAATCTCTTTCAGTTTGGTGAGGTACTCGAAGACCTCGTCGGCGGTGCGCAGGTCGGGCTCGCTGACGATCTCGATCAGCGGCGTGCCGCAGCGGTTGAGGTCGATGTAAGTCTTCGATACGGAATCTGCAAAGCCGTCGTGTACGCTCTTGCCCGCATCCTCTTCCATGTGGAGCCGGGTGACGCCGATGCGCTTGGACGCGCCGCTGGCGTCGGGCACGTCGAGCCAGCCATGTTCGGCGATGGGCTTGTCGAACTGAGAGATCTGATAGCCCTTGGGCGAGTCGGGGTAGAAGTAGTTCTTGCGCGAGAAGATGCTGGTCTCGCGGATCTCGCAGTTGATGGCCTTTGCCGCGAGCACAGCGAACTCGACTGCCTTGCGATTGAGCACGGGCAGCGCGCCGGGCAGCCCGAGGCAGGTGGGGCAGACGTGCGTATTCGGCTCACCGCCATACTGGTTGACGCAGCCGCAGAAGGCCTTTGAAGCGGTCAGGAGCTGAACGTGGACCTCAAGCCCGATGACGGGCTGATATTTGGCGAGAACCTCTGGCGAGAGCGCGGTAGCGGTAGACATAATCAAAGTTGATTCTAACAAGCGCCGTCACGGCTGCTATTTTTGCATCTCACAAGTGCAACGGATCAAACCAAGGAAGCCTATGCCCTATCGCCTACGCCCCAGCCAGCCCGCCCCGAAGAATGAAGCGCAGAAGAACCTGGAACGTCCCAGCGCGCAGGATATCTACGAGCAGGTGGCGAACAACGCCCGTCAGGAGTTGGGCCGGTCGAGCGTGGCACTCGCCATCTCGGGGCTGGCGGGCGGCATCTTTATGGGGCTGTCGGGGTTGGGGAATGCAATTGCAATCGCCCTGCTGACCGCTCCGGGGACGGAGCCGACGAACACCACTTTGTTTATCGCGAAGATGTTTTATCCGCTGGGGTTCATCGTGGTGATCCTGGGGCGTTCGCAGCTTTTTACCGAAAATACGCTTTATCCGGTGGCGCTGGTGCTTTCGGAGAAGAAGCATCTGTGGAAGACGCTGCGGCTGTGGGGCATCGTGCTTCCTTCAAATGTGCTGGGCGCGCTGGCCTTTGCCGCGATTGCCGGGCTTACGGGAGCGCTGCATCCGAATGTGGTTCATGCGCTGTCGCAACTGGGCCTGGAAGCGCTGCACCGTCCGATGGAGACTACCTTTTGGAGCGGGGTGATGGGCGGCTGGATCATAGCGACTGTGGCGTGGCTGGTCTCGGGCTCGCACTCGATCACCGGGTCGGTGATGATTATCTGGATGCTGGCCTTCGTCGTCGGGCTGGGTAACTTTGCCCACTGCATCGCGGCCAGCGGCGAGATTCTGACTGCGGTGCTGGTCGGGCAGGCCTCGCTGACGGACTTTCTGCACTGGCTATGGCTCGCCGTGGCGGGCAATATCTGCGGCGGAGTCGGGATGGTTACGTTGCTTGA from Granulicella sp. L56 includes these protein-coding regions:
- a CDS encoding TIGR03435 family protein, coding for MANLLRCKSSSVRKLLLFTFVWMVVAAPVTFAQAGAVPDVAATTSKAYVPTLTFDVASIRQSPAADSYMVSGSFAPHSSSLRVTDFDAMNLLSMAYGVRWDQISGMPNWSAMFNIQAKSDSAADERLAKLSKAQERLEQQHMMQALLADRFKLKAHWETREGPAYDLVLSKNGSKMQEAKGEPPSAEERKAWGDYPIPPLYQRGDSRVGFDYVAHGCSMNDIVQQLAAQFGHPVVDKTGLTGKYDFTLRYHGTRLSDRKADDMDPIQPLDIAIQEQLGLKLKPTKGSVQMLVIDHIEKPSEN
- a CDS encoding formate/nitrite transporter family protein, translated to MPYRLRPSQPAPKNEAQKNLERPSAQDIYEQVANNARQELGRSSVALAISGLAGGIFMGLSGLGNAIAIALLTAPGTEPTNTTLFIAKMFYPLGFIVVILGRSQLFTENTLYPVALVLSEKKHLWKTLRLWGIVLPSNVLGALAFAAIAGLTGALHPNVVHALSQLGLEALHRPMETTFWSGVMGGWIIATVAWLVSGSHSITGSVMIIWMLAFVVGLGNFAHCIAASGEILTAVLVGQASLTDFLHWLWLAVAGNICGGVGMVTLLEYGQVVYGGDAEAEALPPEPDSPGSTTKKSDAETQR
- the gatB gene encoding Asp-tRNA(Asn)/Glu-tRNA(Gln) amidotransferase subunit GatB; translation: MSTATALSPEVLAKYQPVIGLEVHVQLLTASKAFCGCVNQYGGEPNTHVCPTCLGLPGALPVLNRKAVEFAVLAAKAINCEIRETSIFSRKNYFYPDSPKGYQISQFDKPIAEHGWLDVPDASGASKRIGVTRLHMEEDAGKSVHDGFADSVSKTYIDLNRCGTPLIEIVSEPDLRTADEVFEYLTKLKEILLYTGVSDCNMEEGSLRCDANVSVMLKGAKEYGTKAEVKNVNSFRYIRAAVEYEIERQIGVIEEGGRVVQESRLWNNAEGRTFSMRSKEQAHDYRYFPEPDLPPLVVGAEWQAEILKSLPELPEARRARMIAEYEISEQDAATLTATRSFADSFESAAKKAKSPTRVAALLTSELTMRLRLANLELDQSPVSMAGIVMAADLAESGELSSKMLKQLLDTCFEKNEDFPAVYDREKPQQISDALAIEKMIDEVIAANPKQVEQYRGGKKTVSAFFVGQVMRLSKGQANPALLNELVVKKLDS
- a CDS encoding DUF6496 domain-containing protein yields the protein MANKKATKKSATKKSAIKKSASKKTTSKKTATKKTATKKSVSRKTPAKKSSSGRKYGTAAGKSVEREMKAMKQGKLKSGRSGKKVTSRKQAIAIGLSEARKAGAKVPKKKS